A stretch of the Polyangiaceae bacterium genome encodes the following:
- a CDS encoding valine--tRNA ligase — MNELPKAYEPADVEPRWYDFWQSEGVFRASVDPADTRPAYVIALPPPNVTGSLHMGHALMGTLEDALIRHQRMRGLNALWQPGIDHAGIATQTVVERQLRRENLSRHDLGREKFVERVWQWKEESGGRIAVQMRALGCSADWERTKFTMDPDMSRAVKEAFVRLYEEGLIYRATRLINWCSDCRTALSDLEVENEEATGELYEFAYAVANPEPGTGVTELVVATTRPETMLGDTAVAVHPDDPRYTHLHGKTLKHPFVEREIPVITDAILVDMSFGTGAVKVTPAHDFNDFATGKRHGLREINILNLDGSINAEGGSFQGQTVKQARKAVKAALAEKGLERGTKPHALMLPRCQRCNTVVEPMISTQWFVKMQPLAEPAVAAVRDGRTQIIPEEWAKTYFHWLENIQDWCISRQLWWGHQIPAFHCECGEVLVTRDEHPSACPKCGKAALSRDPDVLDTWFSSALWPFSTLGWPDDTLALRRFYPSSDMETGYDILFFWVARMMMMGLHFMQDVPFRRVLLHGLVVDETGDKMSKVKGNTIDPLDLIHGSAFENVVQKALPGAPVAEALAKFRKAYPSTAQMGQGFPAYGTDALRLTLCSYSPQAKRIALSPKRIEGYRNFCNKLYNATRFSLPNIEGVTLADSPPAPELLMNRWILSRLSGAVEQSGKSIVDFRLDEGASALYRFVWDELCDWYLEACKPVFSSGSDAEKAETRQTLAHAIETVLRALHPYAPFITEELWQRVPRPASRPKSIALAPYPSAADGRADAEAERAFGQVMAAIGAARAVRSEHEVHPGAAVPLHLRAGGALAQLLASEERLISFLVKTEGAPVIEAPGGARPAGHVLTVAGDVEVLVGLLGKVDAAHEQDRIERSKKKISKDIESLEKRLANKSFVDKAPPEVVTEAREQLEALRKQKARLEEGLSLVEELKR, encoded by the coding sequence CACGCTGGAGGACGCGCTGATCCGCCACCAGCGCATGCGGGGGTTGAACGCACTCTGGCAACCCGGCATCGATCACGCCGGCATCGCCACACAGACCGTGGTCGAGCGCCAGCTCCGGCGCGAGAACCTGAGCCGCCACGACCTGGGCCGCGAGAAGTTCGTCGAGCGCGTCTGGCAGTGGAAGGAGGAGAGCGGCGGCCGCATCGCCGTGCAGATGCGCGCGCTGGGCTGCTCCGCCGACTGGGAGCGCACCAAGTTCACCATGGACCCGGACATGAGCCGGGCCGTGAAGGAGGCCTTCGTCCGGCTGTACGAGGAGGGGCTGATCTACAGGGCCACGCGCCTGATCAACTGGTGCAGCGACTGCCGCACGGCGCTCAGCGACCTCGAGGTCGAGAACGAAGAAGCCACGGGCGAGCTCTACGAGTTCGCCTACGCGGTGGCGAACCCCGAACCCGGCACCGGCGTGACCGAGCTGGTGGTGGCCACCACACGCCCGGAGACGATGCTGGGCGACACCGCGGTCGCCGTGCACCCGGACGACCCGCGCTACACCCACCTGCACGGCAAGACGCTGAAGCACCCCTTCGTCGAGCGCGAGATCCCGGTGATCACCGACGCCATCTTGGTCGACATGAGCTTTGGAACGGGCGCGGTGAAGGTGACGCCGGCGCACGACTTCAATGACTTCGCCACGGGCAAGCGCCACGGCCTACGCGAAATCAACATCCTGAACCTGGACGGCAGCATCAACGCCGAGGGCGGCAGCTTCCAGGGTCAGACGGTGAAGCAGGCGCGCAAGGCGGTGAAGGCGGCGCTGGCCGAGAAGGGCCTGGAGCGTGGCACGAAACCCCACGCGCTGATGCTGCCGCGCTGCCAGCGCTGCAACACCGTGGTCGAGCCGATGATCAGCACCCAGTGGTTCGTGAAGATGCAGCCCCTGGCGGAACCGGCCGTGGCCGCGGTCAGGGACGGCCGCACCCAGATCATCCCGGAGGAGTGGGCCAAGACCTACTTCCACTGGCTCGAGAACATCCAGGACTGGTGCATCTCGCGCCAGCTCTGGTGGGGCCACCAGATCCCGGCCTTCCACTGCGAGTGCGGCGAGGTGCTGGTCACGCGCGACGAGCACCCGAGCGCCTGCCCCAAGTGCGGCAAGGCCGCGCTCAGCCGCGACCCCGACGTGCTCGACACCTGGTTCTCCAGCGCGCTCTGGCCGTTCTCGACCCTGGGTTGGCCCGACGACACGCTGGCTCTCCGCCGCTTCTATCCCTCGAGCGACATGGAGACGGGCTACGACATCCTGTTCTTCTGGGTCGCGCGCATGATGATGATGGGCCTCCACTTCATGCAGGACGTGCCGTTCCGGCGCGTGCTGCTCCACGGCCTCGTGGTGGACGAGACCGGCGACAAGATGAGCAAGGTGAAGGGCAACACCATCGACCCGCTGGACCTGATCCACGGCTCCGCCTTCGAGAACGTGGTGCAGAAGGCGCTGCCCGGCGCGCCGGTGGCCGAGGCGCTCGCCAAGTTCAGGAAGGCCTACCCGTCCACGGCGCAGATGGGCCAGGGCTTCCCGGCCTACGGCACCGACGCGCTCCGGCTCACGCTGTGCAGCTACTCGCCGCAGGCCAAGCGCATCGCGCTCTCGCCCAAGCGCATCGAGGGCTACCGCAACTTCTGCAACAAGCTCTACAACGCCACGCGTTTCTCGCTGCCCAACATCGAGGGCGTGACTCTCGCCGACTCGCCCCCCGCGCCCGAGCTGCTGATGAACCGCTGGATCCTGTCGCGGCTGTCCGGCGCGGTGGAGCAGAGCGGCAAGAGCATCGTCGACTTCCGGCTCGACGAAGGCGCGAGCGCCCTCTACCGCTTCGTCTGGGACGAGCTCTGCGACTGGTACCTGGAGGCCTGCAAGCCGGTGTTCTCGTCGGGAAGCGACGCGGAGAAGGCCGAGACGCGCCAGACCCTGGCCCACGCCATCGAGACGGTGCTGCGCGCGCTACACCCCTACGCACCGTTCATCACCGAGGAGCTCTGGCAGCGGGTGCCGCGACCCGCGTCGCGCCCCAAGTCCATCGCCCTCGCGCCCTACCCGAGCGCGGCGGACGGCCGCGCTGACGCGGAGGCGGAGCGCGCCTTCGGCCAAGTGATGGCCGCCATCGGCGCGGCGCGCGCCGTGCGCAGCGAGCACGAGGTGCACCCGGGCGCGGCGGTCCCGCTCCACCTGCGCGCGGGCGGCGCGCTCGCGCAGCTGCTCGCCTCGGAGGAGCGCCTGATCTCGTTCCTGGTGAAGACCGAGGGTGCCCCGGTGATCGAGGCCCCCGGGGGCGCACGGCCGGCGGGCCACGTGCTCACGGTGGCCGGCGACGTCGAGGTGCTGGTGGGCTTGCTCGGCAAGGTGGACGCGGCGCACGAGCAGGATCGCATCGAGCGCTCGAAGAAGAAGATCTCGAAGGACATCGAGTCGCTCGAGAAGCGCCTGGCCAACAAGAGCTTCGTGGACAAGGCGCCGCCGGAGGTGGTGACCGAGGCGCGCGAGCAACTCGAGGCGCTCCGAAAGCAGAAGGCACGCCTGGAAGAGGGCCTGTCGCTGGTGGAAGAGCTGAAGCGCTGA
- a CDS encoding SRPBCC family protein: MAARSAPGKRFAWSAAGLMSLFVIVTCLLFVWRGTSATSAPKNPTRSADGIRCQLFLETDGGKPVRCAAVLDQKPEEVWAVVTDYSRFGEIFDSKLWRVVLASHDQDPDGRFRLVGRVVAPYAEYPFDVHIRHDTAADRSVASWDETDGEGSRTRGSWTLTPLEGGRTLLVYQQEIRARRAPPVIVNNLLLAQLGGAVKRVKARVTP; encoded by the coding sequence ATGGCAGCGCGCTCGGCGCCGGGAAAGCGCTTTGCCTGGAGCGCCGCCGGGCTGATGAGCCTGTTCGTGATCGTGACGTGCCTCCTGTTCGTGTGGCGGGGAACCTCGGCGACGTCCGCGCCGAAGAACCCGACGCGTTCCGCCGATGGCATCCGGTGCCAGCTGTTCCTCGAAACAGACGGCGGCAAGCCCGTGCGCTGCGCCGCGGTGCTGGATCAGAAGCCAGAAGAAGTCTGGGCAGTGGTCACCGACTACTCCCGCTTCGGTGAGATCTTCGACTCGAAGCTCTGGCGCGTGGTGCTCGCGTCGCACGACCAGGACCCCGACGGTCGATTCCGCTTGGTCGGGCGCGTCGTGGCGCCCTACGCGGAGTATCCGTTCGACGTGCACATCCGGCACGACACGGCTGCCGATCGCTCCGTCGCCTCTTGGGACGAGACCGACGGCGAGGGGAGCCGCACCCGCGGCAGCTGGACGCTGACGCCTCTGGAAGGCGGGCGCACGCTGCTGGTCTACCAGCAGGAGATCCGCGCGCGCCGCGCGCCCCCGGTGATCGTCAACAACCTGCTCTTGGCCCAGCTCGGAGGCGCAGTGAAGCGCGTCAAGGCCCGCGTCACCCCCTGA
- a CDS encoding TOMM precursor leader peptide-binding protein encodes MKPVSELRLRFALPFAVLPGPGSVHLVAGEDVRFQLEAPALDSWLPDLLAGMDGRTTSAELVARVPEDKRPDALELLARLLAERVLEPTGAAEAHRAAARRLALEGAGQVRAALEARPVPDASAEPLRVFCQSELDYAALSAFNADCLRGSVPFLWASTGPLSRSFVGPVCLPDAGPCLACLVSAFRRLSPVPELYDVLASGERAWPTVEVPASVVEVVSALVRWKADLLRDPAPSAALFRLHVVEHATLEVASHRVPMDPECAACGELR; translated from the coding sequence ATGAAGCCGGTCAGCGAGCTTCGTCTGCGCTTCGCGCTGCCGTTCGCCGTATTGCCCGGTCCGGGCAGCGTGCACCTGGTCGCCGGCGAAGACGTGCGCTTCCAGCTCGAGGCGCCGGCGCTCGACAGCTGGTTGCCCGACCTTCTCGCGGGCATGGATGGCCGAACCACGAGCGCGGAGCTCGTGGCCCGCGTTCCGGAGGACAAACGCCCCGACGCGCTCGAGCTGTTGGCCCGCCTTCTGGCCGAGCGCGTGCTCGAGCCCACGGGCGCGGCAGAGGCGCACCGAGCAGCGGCTCGGCGCCTGGCGCTCGAGGGCGCCGGCCAGGTTCGAGCCGCCCTCGAGGCGCGCCCCGTCCCAGATGCGTCCGCCGAGCCGCTTCGGGTCTTCTGCCAGTCGGAGCTCGACTACGCGGCGCTCTCGGCCTTCAACGCCGACTGCCTCCGCGGTTCAGTGCCGTTTCTGTGGGCGAGCACCGGACCGCTGTCGCGGAGCTTCGTCGGCCCGGTTTGCTTGCCCGACGCGGGCCCTTGCCTGGCATGCCTGGTGTCGGCGTTCCGTCGGCTCTCGCCGGTGCCCGAACTGTACGACGTCCTCGCCTCCGGTGAGCGAGCCTGGCCGACCGTCGAGGTCCCTGCCTCGGTCGTCGAAGTGGTGAGCGCGCTCGTGCGGTGGAAGGCCGACCTCCTGCGGGATCCGGCGCCGAGCGCCGCCTTGTTCCGCCTGCACGTGGTGGAGCACGCGACGCTCGAGGTCGCGTCGCATCGTGTCCCGATGGATCCGGAGTGCGCGGCCTGCGGAGAGCTCCGATGA
- a CDS encoding YcaO-like family protein yields MTSSDSWYESRYTGLFTAFSRLESRAHDPLVAMWAASLAPAGARHEVLHVGGAGLDEESARLACVGEAIERHHTAPLPRDLGVEASFEDWPLAEPAVDPARWVLFSAEQYELDGFPFRPFTRGTRCRWQAFRQAPTGRALWVPEDLAYLHPRPGESHAICAVTSTGLSAGREPDWVLRRGLQEVIERDAVLGAWWGRYPLEEHAQKAVFAALPDETRSRFERPNLDYRFYRVRSPFSEHVTIVTLGGEDSEGFVLSAGAACRETLAASFAKATLEAVQGRHHARWVLGRGERAPADRLPQSFVEHALYYTHHPERLSHTVLARATRVESLPATVTEDSRVLVARLGADHPVLFRVATPPVATGSGSLVLKVVVVGLQPLHGDHRLAHLGGPLWAPRRLADFAETPPHPFA; encoded by the coding sequence ATGACGAGCTCGGACAGCTGGTACGAGAGCCGCTACACCGGCCTCTTCACCGCGTTCTCCCGGCTGGAGTCGCGCGCTCACGATCCGCTCGTGGCGATGTGGGCGGCGTCCCTGGCGCCGGCAGGCGCGCGCCACGAAGTCCTGCACGTCGGCGGCGCAGGCCTCGACGAAGAGAGCGCGCGCCTCGCGTGCGTGGGAGAGGCCATCGAGCGGCACCACACCGCGCCGCTGCCGCGCGATCTCGGCGTCGAAGCGAGCTTCGAGGACTGGCCCCTCGCCGAGCCCGCCGTGGACCCCGCGCGCTGGGTGTTGTTCTCGGCCGAGCAATACGAGCTCGACGGCTTCCCGTTTCGCCCCTTCACGCGCGGGACCCGTTGCCGCTGGCAGGCGTTTCGACAGGCGCCGACCGGGCGCGCGCTCTGGGTCCCGGAGGATCTCGCGTATCTCCACCCCCGACCGGGCGAATCGCACGCGATCTGCGCCGTGACCTCCACGGGGCTCTCGGCCGGACGGGAGCCAGACTGGGTGCTCCGCCGCGGCCTCCAGGAGGTCATCGAGCGCGACGCGGTGCTGGGCGCGTGGTGGGGCCGCTACCCGCTGGAGGAGCACGCGCAGAAGGCCGTGTTTGCTGCCCTCCCGGACGAGACTCGTAGCCGGTTCGAGCGCCCGAACCTCGACTACCGATTCTACCGTGTGCGTTCGCCGTTCAGCGAGCACGTCACCATCGTCACTCTCGGTGGCGAGGACAGCGAAGGCTTCGTGTTGAGCGCGGGCGCGGCCTGCCGGGAGACGCTGGCCGCGAGCTTCGCGAAGGCGACGCTGGAGGCCGTGCAGGGTCGGCACCACGCGCGCTGGGTGCTCGGCCGCGGCGAGAGAGCGCCGGCGGACCGCTTGCCGCAGAGCTTCGTGGAGCACGCGCTCTACTACACGCACCACCCCGAGCGCCTGAGCCACACGGTGCTCGCGCGTGCAACGCGGGTCGAGTCGCTGCCCGCCACCGTGACGGAGGACTCGAGGGTGCTGGTCGCACGTCTGGGCGCCGACCACCCCGTGCTGTTCCGCGTCGCGACCCCGCCGGTCGCGACCGGCTCGGGCTCGCTGGTGCTCAAGGTCGTGGTCGTCGGCCTGCAGCCGCTGCACGGTGACCATCGGCTCGCCCACCTGGGCGGCCCCCTCTGGGCTCCGCGGCGCCTGGCGGACTTCGCGGAGACGCCCCCGCACCCCTTCGCATGA
- a CDS encoding SagB/ThcOx family dehydrogenase, with product MTRPRPLAVLTPLELDRTSFPEFRDRIVATESEAVVHTPRSYPGHPQIPLPRARPRLGTALDRVLVRRRSRRELSTALPAKKSLARVLLYAHGVNAERGMGPTPSAGSLNALELYLVSFGAGWLDPGRYHYDRGAHALTLIAPGAERGEWAERVPSSVQFTGGALFWIVAGDTARTEAKYGERAARFLLLEAGHLMQNLCLLSESVGSTTLPLGGFFEREIARAVPLPRSDAVLYVGAFG from the coding sequence ATGACCCGCCCGCGCCCGCTCGCCGTGCTGACCCCGCTCGAGCTCGACAGGACGAGCTTCCCGGAGTTTCGCGATCGCATCGTGGCGACCGAGTCCGAAGCCGTCGTCCACACCCCGCGTTCGTACCCGGGACATCCGCAGATCCCGTTGCCGCGCGCGCGGCCGCGATTGGGCACCGCGCTCGATCGCGTGCTCGTCAGGCGGCGCTCGCGTCGCGAGCTCTCCACGGCGCTCCCCGCCAAGAAGTCGCTGGCTCGCGTGCTCCTGTACGCGCACGGCGTGAACGCCGAGCGCGGCATGGGCCCGACACCTTCGGCCGGATCGCTCAACGCGCTGGAGCTGTATCTGGTGAGCTTCGGCGCTGGCTGGCTCGACCCCGGCCGTTACCACTACGACCGAGGCGCGCACGCTCTCACCCTGATCGCGCCCGGCGCAGAGCGCGGAGAGTGGGCGGAGCGCGTGCCGTCGAGCGTGCAGTTCACGGGCGGCGCGCTCTTCTGGATCGTCGCCGGCGACACCGCCCGCACCGAAGCGAAGTACGGCGAGCGCGCCGCCCGATTCTTGCTGCTGGAGGCCGGGCACTTGATGCAGAACCTGTGCCTGCTCTCCGAGAGCGTAGGCTCGACCACACTGCCGCTCGGTGGCTTCTTCGAGCGGGAGATCGCCCGCGCCGTCCCGCTCCCGAGGAGCGACGCTGTCCTGTACGTCGGCGCCTTCGGCTAG
- a CDS encoding DASS family sodium-coupled anion symporter, translated as MAADEKGVLVWRRIGLVLGPAVFALIAFVPSSLHTIPGFGHRPAYAAAVASLMAIWWFTEALPIAATAALPLLLFPLFGVFGKGLAGDTVRAVEPFVDAYIFLFMGGMTIGAAMEQWGLHRRVALHIMRAIGTEPRRLLLGMLVATAAVSMWISNTATAVMMMPIGMALLAQLEAAHEGRRLGDFGASLMLSIAYAANVGGIGTKIGTGTNSIFVGFLSDKLGYDMSFLRYMAVGLPFVVLFIPIVWWVLWLNAKGDLPAGTQGREVLERELRALGAWSARERVVAAVFLVAAVLWVLGDVLRPLLAQRVAVLFPGVKLLGKHYEATVAMSAGLFLVVSRTVSFAQLRRVPWGTLVLLGGSFAMAAGIEGGGLSGFLTAQLEPVARLPLLAQLGLAAFATVGLSAVASNTATVNVFLNVLPRSLPVLSACALAASCDFALPAGTPPNAIVFGSGYVRLPQMMRTGIVLDVMAAVLITAYAFFYLPLVL; from the coding sequence GTGGCGGCGGACGAAAAGGGCGTTCTCGTCTGGAGGCGCATCGGGCTCGTGTTGGGCCCCGCAGTCTTCGCGCTGATCGCCTTCGTTCCGTCCAGCCTGCACACCATTCCGGGCTTTGGTCATCGACCCGCGTACGCCGCCGCGGTGGCTTCGCTGATGGCCATCTGGTGGTTCACCGAGGCCTTGCCCATCGCGGCGACGGCGGCGCTGCCGCTGCTGCTGTTTCCGCTCTTCGGAGTGTTCGGGAAGGGGCTCGCCGGCGACACGGTGCGCGCCGTCGAGCCGTTCGTGGACGCCTACATCTTCCTGTTCATGGGCGGAATGACCATCGGCGCGGCGATGGAGCAGTGGGGCCTGCACCGGCGCGTCGCGCTGCACATCATGCGCGCCATCGGCACGGAGCCGCGCCGCCTGCTGCTCGGGATGTTGGTGGCGACGGCGGCGGTGTCGATGTGGATCTCCAACACTGCCACCGCGGTCATGATGATGCCCATCGGCATGGCCCTCTTGGCCCAGCTCGAGGCCGCGCACGAGGGACGCCGGCTCGGTGACTTCGGCGCGAGCCTGATGCTGTCCATCGCCTACGCGGCCAACGTGGGCGGTATCGGCACCAAGATCGGCACCGGCACGAACTCGATCTTCGTCGGCTTCCTGTCGGACAAGCTCGGCTACGACATGAGCTTCCTGCGCTACATGGCGGTCGGCCTGCCGTTCGTGGTGCTGTTCATCCCCATCGTGTGGTGGGTGCTCTGGCTCAACGCCAAGGGCGATCTGCCCGCGGGCACCCAGGGGCGCGAGGTGCTCGAGCGCGAGCTCCGCGCGCTGGGTGCCTGGTCGGCGCGCGAGCGCGTGGTCGCGGCGGTGTTCCTGGTCGCCGCGGTGCTCTGGGTCCTCGGGGACGTGCTCCGGCCCCTGCTCGCGCAGCGAGTCGCCGTGCTCTTCCCCGGCGTGAAGCTCCTCGGGAAGCACTACGAAGCCACGGTAGCGATGAGCGCCGGGCTCTTCCTGGTCGTGAGCCGCACGGTGAGCTTCGCCCAGCTCCGGCGCGTGCCCTGGGGCACGCTGGTGCTGCTCGGCGGGAGCTTCGCCATGGCTGCCGGCATCGAGGGCGGGGGACTCTCCGGGTTCCTCACCGCGCAGCTCGAACCGGTCGCGCGCCTGCCGCTCTTGGCGCAGCTCGGGCTGGCTGCGTTCGCGACCGTTGGCCTGTCCGCCGTGGCGTCGAACACCGCGACGGTGAACGTGTTCCTGAACGTCCTGCCGCGCTCGCTGCCGGTGCTCTCCGCCTGCGCGCTGGCCGCTTCGTGCGACTTCGCGCTGCCCGCGGGCACTCCGCCGAACGCCATCGTGTTCGGCAGCGGCTACGTGCGCTTGCCTCAGATGATGCGGACCGGGATCGTGCTGGACGTGATGGCTGCGGTGCTCATCACCGCGTACGCGTTCTTCTACCTGCCGCTGGTGCTGTGA